The DNA region GCCGGACGCATTTCCGCCAGCTTCACGGGAACCCCCATTTCCGCCAGCTGCCAGGCAGCCTCGCTTCCTGCTAAACCGGCTCCGATTACCGTAACCTTCTCCATCAATCACCGGCTCCTGTTTTGGTTTTCCCCGCCGCCCCGGCAGTCGTCTTCTTTGCAGTTGTTGTCTTTTTCTTTGCTGCCGAAGTTTTCGTTACAGTTTTCTTTTTCGGATGCGTTGTGCACTCGGGATTAGAGCAGATAAGCTCTTCTTCCTTATTTTTCCGAACCTTCTTTACCTTGATCGCGCCGCAGACAGAGCAGAACTCATTAACCGGTTCATCCCAGACTGCCATATCGCAGGCCGGATAACGGCTGCAGCCATAGAAATAACGTCCCCGCTTTGAGCGGCGCTTCACCAAATGCCCCTCATGGCATTTCGGACACTCTATGCCTGTATCAATAACGATCGCTTTGTTCTGCCCGCATTCCGGGCACTTCAGATATCTGCCGTACGGCCCCTGGCGGTACACCATCTTCGCGCCGCACTTGTCACAATCCACATCGGAAATCTCTTCCTTTTCTTCTCCCGTATGATAAGGCTTGATATTTTTGCAAGAAGGAAAATTCGGGCAGGCGAGATATTTCCCGTAACGGCTCATCTTCACAATCATATGGGCACCGCATTTTTCGCAGATTACATCGGATACTTCCTGATTTTCTTCCTTCGCCTTCGCTGCCTCCAGGTTGGCATTCTGCAGTTCCTTCTCAAAAACATCCCAGAACCCGCTCATGACCTTTTTATACGTCGCTTTGCCGTCAGCAATTTTATCCAGCCAGGTTTCCAGCTGCGCGGTGAAATCCACACTGACAATACCGGCAAAATATTTCTTTAAAAGATCCGTCACTTTAAACCCGATATCTGTGGGAACAAACTGTTTTCCCTCTTTTTCCACATACTTACGCCTCTGGATGGTATCCAAAATAGGCGCATATGTAGACGGCCTGCCTATCCCCTTCTCCTCAAGTGTCTTAATCAGGCTGGCTTCCGTGTACCTTGGCGGCGGCGCGGTGAAATGCTGCTCTCCTTCCGCCTTTGTATTGAGTACCGTATGTCCTTTATGGAGCGCCGGCAGAATAGGAAGCTCTTCATTATCCTGCTTCTTTTCTTTTACCGTCCGGAGTACCGTAAATCCATCAAACAATATCTGCGTCCCTGTCGCGCGAAGTGTGTAAATGCCGCTTTGGAGCACTGCATTCGTTGCCTGGGAAATCTGGGGCGCCATCTGGCTTGCAAGGAATCGGTTCCAGATCAATGTATACAGCCGGAGCTGGTCACGGGACAAAACGGCCGCCAGCATATCCGGAGCAAACTGCAGATTCGTGGGACGAATCGCTTCATGGGCATCTTGAGAATCCTTCCCCCTGGCATATACATTCGGTTTAGGCGGCAGATAGTCTTTCCCATAAACACGTTCAATGTACGGCCGTACCTGCTTGATCATTTCATCGGAAATACGGGTCGAGTCAGTACGCATGTATGTAATCAGTCCTACATGTCCGTGACCCGGTATTTCGATCCCTTCATAAAGCATCTGGGCAAGAGCCATCGTCTTTTTGGAGCCGAAATTAAGACGGTTGACCGCATCCTGCTGCATCGTGGAAGTCGTGTACGGCGGTTTTGCCTTACGCTGCTTTTTCGTTTTTGTGACTGAAGTGATTTCTGCCGGTTGTTTTAAAATCCCCCTGACAACCCGATCCGCTTCCTCTGCATTATTAATTTTTGCTTCCTTCCCGTCAACCTGCGTCAGTTTCGCCTTGAAACTTTCCTTTTCCTCCGTACGGTAAATCCCTTCCACCGTCCAGTATTCCACAGGCTTAAACGCCCGTATTTCTTCTTCCCTTTCACAAATCAGACGTGTCGCTACCGATTGTACACGTCCCGCGGAAAGGCCGCGGTAAATCTGCTTCCACAGCCACGGTGAAAGCTTGTACCCCACAAGACGATCAAGCACGCGGCGTGCCTGCTGGGCATCTACACGGTTTAAATCAATCGGTTCGGGATGGAGTACCGCCTCTTTAATCGCCGGCGGCGTGATTTCATGAAAGGCGATACGCGCATTTGACCGGGGATCCACATCAAGAAGTTTCGACAAATGCCAGGAAATGGCTTCCCCTTCACGATCAGGGTCCGTTGCCAGAAGAATATCTTTCGACTTATTGGCTTCTTTCTGCAAATTTTC from Dialister invisus DSM 15470 includes:
- the topA gene encoding type I DNA topoisomerase, which translates into the protein MAIQITITVKDKKKRSSAGEKLFTRKPNAKGKHLIIVESPAKAKTIERILGSDYKVLASMGHLRDLPQRTLGVDVANDFKPEYVSSAERADVIENLQKEANKSKDILLATDPDREGEAISWHLSKLLDVDPRSNARIAFHEITPPAIKEAVLHPEPIDLNRVDAQQARRVLDRLVGYKLSPWLWKQIYRGLSAGRVQSVATRLICEREEEIRAFKPVEYWTVEGIYRTEEKESFKAKLTQVDGKEAKINNAEEADRVVRGILKQPAEITSVTKTKKQRKAKPPYTTSTMQQDAVNRLNFGSKKTMALAQMLYEGIEIPGHGHVGLITYMRTDSTRISDEMIKQVRPYIERVYGKDYLPPKPNVYARGKDSQDAHEAIRPTNLQFAPDMLAAVLSRDQLRLYTLIWNRFLASQMAPQISQATNAVLQSGIYTLRATGTQILFDGFTVLRTVKEKKQDNEELPILPALHKGHTVLNTKAEGEQHFTAPPPRYTEASLIKTLEEKGIGRPSTYAPILDTIQRRKYVEKEGKQFVPTDIGFKVTDLLKKYFAGIVSVDFTAQLETWLDKIADGKATYKKVMSGFWDVFEKELQNANLEAAKAKEENQEVSDVICEKCGAHMIVKMSRYGKYLACPNFPSCKNIKPYHTGEEKEEISDVDCDKCGAKMVYRQGPYGRYLKCPECGQNKAIVIDTGIECPKCHEGHLVKRRSKRGRYFYGCSRYPACDMAVWDEPVNEFCSVCGAIKVKKVRKNKEEELICSNPECTTHPKKKTVTKTSAAKKKTTTAKKTTAGAAGKTKTGAGD